The Amblyomma americanum isolate KBUSLIRL-KWMA chromosome 3, ASM5285725v1, whole genome shotgun sequence genome window below encodes:
- the LOC144123756 gene encoding uncharacterized protein LOC144123756 encodes MAPPLEEEELEEEESAPCDTASTQEQRDVVAGRLCQQQRSTRAEEVHQLLTETRRTNDLHEARSAEDATFHVRLLEEQRQTTRAVRSLTAAVTQLTAAVTETGAHMVRTADVARADTGRVTEQVVLAVALIVRVLNNQVQPPQ; translated from the exons ATGGCACCCCCCCTGGAAGAAGaggagctggaggaggaggagagcgcACCTTGTGACACAGCCT CTACACAGGAGCAGCGAGATGTGGTGGCGGGGCgtctgtgccagcagcagcggagcacgcGGGCGGAGGAGGTCCACCAGCTGCTGACAGAGACGCGGCGGACCAACGACCTCCACGAAGCCCGTAGTGCTGAGGACGCCACATTTCATGTGCGCCTCCTAGAG GAACAGAGGCAAACAACAAGAGCAGTGCGCAGCCTGACGGCGGCAGTGACACAATTGACTGCCGCCGTCACAGAAACCGGGGCCCACATGGTGCGCACTGCAGATGTGGCAAGGGCCGACACGGGGCGCGTCACCGAGCAAGTGGTACTTGCGGTGGCCCTGATTGTACGTGTTTTGAACAATCAGGTACAGCCACCGCAGTAA